ACAAAGTCCCAACAAATTCCCAATAAACTAactataacttaaaaaaaaaaaaaactaaaaatgttcGATGCAGCAACGAGAAactttttttcatattataaaattacatgTTAGGACCATGATTGGCTGATGAAACTCTGAGGTCTTAATTCGTAACCCGTTAAAATAATGAGCTAACGTgatgattttctctttctttttgttttccaatgaTATTTCgaattaatttgaaaatttacaaaacactTGATCTGGTTCtttatatctaattattatagTTGAGTACCAGAGATTATTAttgataaaaaacaaaattaggagCAAGATGGCAAAAAGAAGAGCATATAATATGGTACCGGTGGTGCTGTTAATGGGAAGGGGACCACGCGGCGgttgctacaaaaaaaaaaaacgatcggTGAGAGCGAGAAAGCCGCTTTGTGGGGACACACTCTCAATGGGTTCCAGCGTTCGGAATTCGGACACACACAATatctgaatttttctttttcctttttttgttaagttttataATGTTGCCCAAAacacaaacttttattttattttcctataaataattTGCCACTATAAATTCAGACCATACCACACACCTTAGCCTCTGTCTCTCTCAAAGCCCACACTCACATTTCTCATTCTGTAACTCAACTCTCTTTCGttccataaaagaaaagaaaaaaaaaaaaaaactctttcgTTCGACTCACATTTACGAACTAAAATGGgtatattgttattttcttatatactaAACAAATACATACCCTAGTTTATATTCTCTTATATATCCTtacctgtttttgttttttgcagtAAGATTCatagaagaaaacacaaaaaccgTGGAAAAAGAAACgggaaacaaatcaaacaacgacGTAACAACGGCGAAGAAGAAAGTTCTTCAAGATCTTATTATCAACCATGGAGGAGGACTAATCAATTCATGGGTTGATTCAATGAGAGCTTGTTCTCCTACTCATCTTAAATCTTTGTTGAAACAAAACTCTTGGCTCGTACGTATATCATTTACTCGATCAAGCtagctctatatatatatatataatatttacgTACATACATctgtttttcctttctcttattaataaataataataaatggagtactgtatgtatatataactttCGCAGACAGAACATCCATCAGCTTTGGATATGTTTGAAGACATTCTTCACCTTTCTGAAGGAAAACAAATCGTTATGTTCTTGGATTATGATGGGACTCTATCTCCCATTGTTGATGATCCTGATCGAGCTTTCATGTCTAAGAAGGTTCATTTCCATTTCCAATATCAATAAAGAAATTTACTTAATTattgacaaaattaaaatatttaacttATATTCTCTTTTGGGTCTGATTTTTTTAGATGAGGAGAACTGTGAGGAAGTTAGCAAACTGTTTCCCGACGGCCATAGTTAGTGGGAGATGCAGAGAAAAAGTATTTATTAAACTTAAAGTCTTTAAACTAATGATTTGATTAGTAATTCTTAAACTAATGATTTGATTATGACAATTTTTcaggtttataattttgttaaactgACTGAGTTGTACTATGCTGGAAGTCATGGAATGGACATCAAAGGACCAGAGCAAGGTTCCAAATATGAggaagtaagttttttttcattactttttacataaataaaagttttaaactgaaataaattaatatcaacTTTGATCCTCATATTTTGTTGTTGCATACAAAATTTACAGGATAGTAAATCTCTTCTTTGCCAACCAGCTACAGAGTTTCTCCCCATGATCGATGAGGTCACAATCTCCTTCAAGATTTATAGtctcatatattaaaaaaaaaaatttaaaaataataatatagaccTATTTTCTTGTCacttacatttattttaaatatttttggtacaGGTTTATCAAAAATTAGtgcagaaaacaaaacttactcCCGGAGCCCAAGTAGAGAACAATAAGTTTTGTGTGTCTGTTCACTTCCGACGCGTCAATGAAAATGTACGATaatattctctctcttttcttttttaaattctaTTAATCATGtacttaaaacaaaactaatcacttaattagttaatttatatattgacAGAACTGGAGTGATTTGGCCAACCAAGTTCGATCAGTAATGAAGGACTACCCTAAGCTCCGTCTTACTCAAGGAAGAAAAGTACGatatagtattaattatttaattagagtTTAAGGTAAAGGACTAAGTGTTTACTTTATTAACAGAGTTTATTTATATTCTGGTATAATCATTTCAGGTTTTGGAGGTTCGTCCTATCATTAAATGGGATAAAGGCAAAGCACTCGAGTTTTTATTAGAATCACTAGGTAAAATTTTCCTCAACTATTACCTAATTAATTACGAGTGGGAATGGCTAAGATcaataatattaatcaaaattagTATTGCCTTTGTGTAGGATACGCTAACTGTACCGACGTGTTTCCTCTTTACATCGGAGATGATCGCACAGACGAAGATGCATTTAAGGTGTATATCGAGTCTTATTCTGATATTGAATTTAAATAGTTAACGTTAAataaccttctttttttttggggttaaagtAAGGTTCAAAAATCTAACTAGTAAATTTTATTGAATAtagattttgagagaaagaagacAGGGTCTTGGCATCCTTGTATCCAAATTTCCAAAAGAGACCAGTGCGTCTTATTCTCTACAAGAGCCCGATGAGGTATATTGTGTTAAGATCTAAATTAGAAAGTTTCCATTATGTTTTAGAAGTTAAATTATTGTTATGTATGTGACCCATCTCGTACATATATTATAAGCTGATATTgtactattttcttttttcttaattggtAACAGGTTATGGATTTCTTGCAACGTTTAGTGGAATGGAAAGAATTGAGATCTGGAGCATGATGAGAGCTTTAAgtacataagtttttttttaataactttttaattttaatatttccttttctGTTTCCTACCTTTATTGTACTCAACgcatatataaaatgtttataagaATATTGTAGATCCATTCTCATGgaatgtatttttatattatttcaatcAATGTGGTTCTATATCATTTTCACTATGAGTCTATGTATAAATACTTTGACATGTATTTTTTCATGATTCTCAAAACGAATTGAACATATATTGGTTTAATAACATGTTTCTATTGAATTTTGACTGTTCAATCTCCACTACAAAATTCTTATAcgaatttttgagattttaaaaGGATTCCTCAGACTTAAAATTAGacaaataatgttattataagatggttcaattttttttaaaacaaaagtttggtTAGGATTGTGTTTCTATTTTCGGATTAAAAAAAGGAGATAGATTTATTTGACTAGATGAACGATGCGATTTTTTTTAGatcatttttttcaattcatatcAAATATAACCATATCCGCTTTTATGGATGAACCATCCTACTCTAAATTAAATTGTTTGAAGATCTTAGTTCATATATGCTATTTCTTCTAATACAGGGCTTCTCAGAAATAGAATTATAAaagctgttaaaaaaaacaatagaatcTTAAAGCTAAGCTCATCGTATGGAATCTATTTGCAAAGAAGAAGGgatcttctattttattttactttactTTCGGAAAACATGATGAAAAACGGAATATTCTATGGGGCACAACTTGTGTGGGAAGATAGCGTCAAACAGACTCGACCTATATGATCGGATCTTTGCTTATAAAGCTTAACTAATTAAGGGAGGCTTAACTAATTAAGGGAGGCTTAACTACGTttctttaagttttgttttaaaaaaaaaaaagacagaaaaacgCCTAATTATGCGTAACCAATTATCTTACGATGGAATCTTATGTAACACTATTTGTAGTCTTAGGAATCCCAAGGAGAGAGCACCAAAAGAGAATCTCTCTGACATACAGCTCTAATATGTATTTTGAAGTTAATGTTCAACAGTTTGTGTATATCAAGAAGACCTcgttcaaatgttttttccttCTAGTTTTTAAATTCTGTGGTTTTGAATATAAACAGTAATAacatttttgtccaaaaaaaaagaaaaaacagtaaTAACATTTATAGGTTTGCCATATTCACAAAGTGCACTCTGATCACCTTAATTCGATCTTAACGTTATTTTTTTCGGATTAGGGTAacctaaagcaaaaaaaaaaacagtattttGAAATTCACTTcgttttttccaattttattttttcgtaaAAGCTCAAAGTCAAACGGCTGAAGTTGTAGAAGCGTGAGATAGTTATAATACAATTCCGATGCTTTACCCAAAATTGAGCATGTCGACAATCTAGATTAATAGTATTTGATTGTTAGGGTCACAATCCCATGCGGTCAAACTCAATATTTTGACTCATAAAAAGCTGCAAATCaagattttcaatattttcctcAACTAACGAACAAAGAAAACTAGGTCTGatctatataattttataatctgTTAATTAAATGACCAACTTGATTGACTTCTCATATCCTGGACTTATAATCAATTACAAGTGTGCATGTTATTATAGCTATAGCATGAGAAACAATGAAGAAAATGTTTTGTAATTAGCGATCAAAAAGTAATTAGATAAATCATTATCAGTAGTTAGGCTTTAATTGTAGTAGGGTTTTTTAGTCTTCCCACGTTATTAGCTGTCTACTTTTGAACAAACCATCAATGCTACTTCACCCATTTCCCCCGACATGCCACAAGAAGATCATTGTAAGATTTGGTGgcgtataaatatataattataattatgaaatagTTTAGATAATTTTGATGCTCCAAAGTTATTATGGAAGAGGATATTAATTGGTTAATTTATATGACTAACAACCCTAAGTTCTTAGGCTATGCTCTAGACTACAGTATAATGAAAATTCTAGAGCCAATTGGCCCGTGAATTGTGAAGCTCTATGGTTTGCCAATCACACACTATCGACACGTGCTGATCactatatttacaaaatctgtCATATTCAAATTATTCAGTGAACCAATAACTCAGAGAGTCAGAGTATTTGatttataataacaaataaaaaataatacttaatGATGGAATTAGCTCTAGATCCGAATCTTTCATAGAATCATTCATAGGCCTCCCAAGTCCCAACTTATGTGCCCGTTGAGTCGTTGGAAAACAGTTTGTTAAACGTAAATTCATAGTAAAGAAGTAAACTACTTACGGATATACTTTCGGATTATACCAATCATTTTACGAGAGTATCATATTTAACAAGCGCTGAGTTTAACTAACTAAACGATACAAGAAACACGCGAGTTAACGAGTTTGAGATCTCACGGTAAAATCTTTTTTCTCATCTGGAAACCATCTAGAAAAATTCACGAAATTAAAGATTATTACAAGTTTACTAGTTATCTCTATCTCCTACTCGAACACTCTCTACTCACGTACATGCTTAAAAGCGTAGTCATTTTACTGAAATTGAGTTTGCCTATGATTGACAAAGAGAcgttgaaataaaaaataataataaaaaatccgaTGATAATTTGCCTCACGTTGACcagaaaatatgttattttgttatgtacATATGATACCACTAATCAAACTAAGATTTGGTgcaattctttctttcttctgttcTGTGACTTAGCATTTTCTTTATACAggttaattagggttttgtattaAGGATAAAGACATGTATTAATTAACACACTACACTAAACAAATCCTTAGAAATTGTTGGAAAGCAAAAGTTACAACGGAAGAGTTGGAATCCACcagaaaaaaaagtgagagagagattctatattgttttaactttttagcTTTAATTTCTCCAATTGTCCgtataaaagaataaaaaaatttcacacTCCAATTATTGGCCGACtacaaattttaaaagcatATAAGCACAATAATAGTAGCATAGC
The sequence above is a segment of the Camelina sativa cultivar DH55 chromosome 10, Cs, whole genome shotgun sequence genome. Coding sequences within it:
- the LOC104716269 gene encoding probable trehalose-phosphate phosphatase H, which produces MVRFIEENTKTVEKETGNKSNNDVTTAKKKVLQDLIINHGGGLINSWVDSMRACSPTHLKSLLKQNSWLTEHPSALDMFEDILHLSEGKQIVMFLDYDGTLSPIVDDPDRAFMSKKMRRTVRKLANCFPTAIVSGRCREKVYNFVKLTELYYAGSHGMDIKGPEQGSKYEEDSKSLLCQPATEFLPMIDEVYQKLVQKTKLTPGAQVENNKFCVSVHFRRVNENNWSDLANQVRSVMKDYPKLRLTQGRKVLEVRPIIKWDKGKALEFLLESLGYANCTDVFPLYIGDDRTDEDAFKILRERRQGLGILVSKFPKETSASYSLQEPDEVMDFLQRLVEWKELRSGA